In Humulus lupulus chromosome 7, drHumLupu1.1, whole genome shotgun sequence, the following are encoded in one genomic region:
- the LOC133789361 gene encoding uncharacterized protein LOC133789361: MASPVLSLGNEASTRTKIGEQLSHIDRSVDQRAPSQIELIARCWFRSPFNHNSLLLRFRSSEASVVTIGVSTLPEIWGGTFSPTQIWAQLPFLGLPVSISI, encoded by the exons ATGGCCTCTCCCGTGCTTTCTCTTGGCAATGAAGCATCTACAAGAACAAAG ATCGGAGAACAACTTTCTCATATAGATCGAAGCGTAGATCAAAGAGCACCTTCGCAGATCGAGCTCATTGCTCGCTGCTGGTTTAGATCACCATTCAACCataattctcttcttcttcggTTTAGATCTAGCGAAGCTTCAGTGGTTACCATAGGGGTTTCTACGTTACCAGAGATATGGGGTGGTACATTTTCTCCTACTCAAATCTGGGCTCAGCTTCCATTTCTGGGTCTCCCTGTAAGTATttctatatag